One window from the genome of Paramormyrops kingsleyae isolate MSU_618 chromosome 3, PKINGS_0.4, whole genome shotgun sequence encodes:
- the LOC140588326 gene encoding uncharacterized protein — protein sequence MPLPLSDKTKQDKIKIKMHFLSLCKYNEMSLEEVCRRHVKDKPPARGQEMKMSVSKMTVCLKKIDWLLPNGALSVRIAAEKSPGSISHGPTSSRNGGRRTGPPASVPLTLSAATECAPIPVSNSRCQPSSGCRRHMTRGLAGRKRRCKRRKGPFTKNLRKLLSCSNTNLGNPFESGQVGSKIPCVDLTQNDEEIAAILHQAPSMSQPEPCSPALSSTSFLYPSPVPSSFASSPPLSPSVFMDSPPPSPCVASPVSPAPGPSSVPVSVHPTPLCQVPAQDTDPSPQLVPGPTPPFISPSVVIEKMERFNWLHKYYLDNYCKMTYEARCFAYQSCQQLWIEFLSAVDICKQWRNRNSNACYSYSGSEGAPATRRHSTHVDEAIFADDELDQLSVIPGVLEMAAEMGCLSEINSYMHA from the exons ATGCCGCTTCCTCTCTCAGACAAGACAAAACAAGACAAGATAAAAATAAAGATGCATTTCTTGTCACTTTGCAAATACAATGAGATGTCTTTGGAGGAAGTCTGTAGACGCCATGTTAAGGATAAACCT CCAGCGAGAGGACAAGAAATGAAGATGTCTGTGTCCAAGATGACCGTGTGCCTCAAGAAGATCGACTGGCTCCTGCCAAACGGAGCACTCAGTGTCCGGATTGCTGCGGAAAAGTCACCTGGTTCCATTAGCCATG GACCAACCAGTAGCAGAAATGGAGGTCGTCGGACCGGACCGCCGGCATCTGTCCCCCTCACCCTGTCTGCCGCCACTGAATGTGCTCCCATCCCGGTGTCAAACAGCAGGTGTCAGCCCAGCTCAGGATGCCGTAGACATATGACGCGAGGCCTGGCAGGACGAAAAAGGAGATGTAAAAGACGGAAGGGGCCTTTTACCAAAAACTTAAGGAAGCTGCTATCCTGCAGTAACACCAATTTAGGGAACCCCTTTGAGTCAGGCCAAGTGGGCAGCAAGATCCCGTGCGTTGATCTGACCCAAAACGACGAGGAGATTGCTGCCATCCTGCATCAAGCCCCGTCAATGTCACAGCCTGAGCCATGCTCACCAGCCTTGTCGTCTACTTCCTTTTTATATCCGTCGCctgtcccatcctcttttgctTCCTCTCCACCTCTTTCTCCATCTGTTTTTATGGACTCTCCTCCTCCATCCCCATGTGTAgcctcacctgtgagcccagctcCAGGCCCGTCTTCAGTTCCAGTCAGTGTCCATCCCACCCCTCTGTGTCAGGTTCCGGCGCAGGATACAGACCCCTCTCCTCAGCTAGTTCcaggtccgacacccccatttatatCCCCTTCTGTCGTTATTGAAAAGATGGAACGATTCAATTGGTTGCATAAGTACTATTTGGACAACTACTGTAAGATGACTTATGAAGCCAGGTGCTTTGCCTATCAATCATGTCAACAGCTATGGATTGAATTCTTGAGCGCAGTTGACATCTGCAAGCAATGGAGGAATAGAAACTCCAATGCTTGCTACTCATACAGCGGCAGTGAGGGTGCCCCTGCAACCAGGAGGCATAGTACTCATGTAGATGAGGCCATATTTGCTGATGATGAGTTGGACCAGCTGAGTGTcatccccggggtcctggagATGGCTGCGGAGATGGGCTGTCTATCGGAAATAAATAGCTATATGCATGCATAA
- the LOC140588328 gene encoding uncharacterized protein, which yields MVQIVEIKDCYSMRIRIHHSLNMENIDPEVHEFLEDKFISILVVNFERSPLTMENLQSLALSVPSFYWRLTGEELDPSLLHVATARLQVVHHGTETGVQHGDGESPAEEDDHYGQELPSSSSIREASPAAPASTTEDANGLPEALPLAWGEDEPSSPSLSVPSDTQPGSQIEPEHAEPSSSTFWIPVGPNSTWQQLEIEGRNYLRKLDELSISDGLWSITDYGDDHTVVMSVHVSVHVSSSLRTWDVRQEERPPQRPAGTSQRKRKAEPDDTSGSSSPPPHKRPMRF from the exons atggtgcagatagtcgagataaaggactgttattcgatgagaattcgaatccatcactccttaaacatggagaacatagatccagaag ttcatgagtttttggaggacaagttcatctccattctggtcgtgaacttcgagaggagcccactgaccatggagaacttgcagtctctggccctcagtgtcccttcattttattggcggctcactggggaggagctggatcccagcctattgcacgtagcaactgcacggctgcaagtggtacatcatggtacagagactggtgtccagcatggggatggagaatcaccagctgaggaggatgaccattacggacaggagctgccatcatccagctctataagggaggcttcccctgcagctccagcatccacgactgaggatgctaatgggcttcctgaggctctccccttggcctggggtgaagatgagccctcatctccatccttatctgtgccttctgacactcaacctggaagtcagattgagccagaacatgctgagccctccagctccaccttctggatccctgtgggccctaacagcacgtggcagcagcttgagatcgaaggccgcaactacctgcggaagctggatgagctcagcatctccgatggactctggagcattacggactacggtgatgatcacaccgtggtcatgtccgtgcatgtctccgtacatgtgagcagttctctgcgaacatgggacgtgaggcaggaggagaggcctcctcagaggcccgctggcaccagtcagaggaagcgcaaggccgagcccgacgacaccagcggctcaagttctcctccaccgcacaagaggcccatgcgcttctga